The sequence GCTCTGCGTGGACCTGAGCGCGGCGCTCCACGCCTGGCGCCCGGCCGCCGCCGAGCACGCCGTCGCGGCGCGGCTCGCGGGTCTGGCGTCCGGCAAGGACCCGGCGAACCGCCGCGACATGTCGCTGTCGGCCTACGTCCTCGCGGCACGCCTTGAGCAGGTCGTCCACGCCGCCAACGAACGCCTCGGCCGCATGTCGTCCGGCCGGTACGTCCTCGCGCACACCGTCGAGAAGGCGGCGGGCGACCGCAGCCGGGGCGCGGGCGGCCTCGGGCTGCGCGTCGCCGACGCCTGGACGGGCCAGACCCGCGACCCCGCGACCCTGTCGGGCGGCGAGTCGTTCATCACCTCGCTCGCGCTCGCGCTCGGCCTCGCCGACGTCGTCACCGCCGAGGCGGGCGGCACCGAGATCAACACGCTGTTCGTGGACGAGGGCTTCGGCACCCTGGACGAGGACACCCTCGACGAGGTGATGGACGTCCTGGACGGCCTGCGCGACGGCGGCCGGGCCGTCGGCGTCGTCAGCCACGTCGCCGAGCTGCGCGCCCGCGTGCCCGCGCAGCTCCACGTCCGCAAGGAGCGCGCCGGGTCGACCACGGCGGTCCGCGTCTGACCGTCCGGGTTACGGTTGATCACGTGGACCAGCTCGCCCTGCTGTTCGTCGTGCTGCTCGGCGCCGTGCTCGCCGAGCCGCTGAGCCGCCGGTTCGGCGTGGCCCCGGCGGTGACGATGACGGTGTTCGGCTGCGTGCTCGCGGTGATCCCGGCCGTCCCGAACATCCGGATCGAGCCGAGGCTGATCCTGCCGCTCGTCCTGCCCCCGCTGCTGTACGCGGCGGCGCGCCGCACGTCGTTCCGCGAGTTCGCGGCGAGCTGGCAGGCGATCACCGCGCGGGCGGTCGCGCTGGTGCTGGTCACGGCGGCGGCCGTGGCGGCGGCGTTCCACGCGCTGCACGTGGCGGTGCCGGTCGCGGCGGCGGTCGCGCTCGGCGCGCTGGTCGCCCCGCCGGACCCGATCGCGGCGACGGCGCTGGCGTCCCGGCTGGGCCTGCCGCGCCGCCTGGTGTCGGTGCTGGAGGGCGAGGGGCTGTTCAACGACGTCACCGCGATCGTCGTCTACGGCGTCGCGGTCGAGGCGGTAGTGACGGGCCACTTCTCGGCGTGGCGCGCGGTGGGCGCGTTCCTGCTGTCGGCGCTGGTCGCGGTCGCGGGGGGAACGGTCCTCGGCTGGGCGGCGAGCCGGCTGATGGAACGGCTGGACGAGGCCGTGTGGAAGGTCGCGTTCAGCCTGCTCGTCCCGTTCGCGGCGTACGGGCTGGCGGAGGCGTTCGACGCGTCGGGCGTCCTCGCGGTGCTGGTGTCCGCGCTGTACCTGACCGAGCAGGCCGCCGCGACCGACGACAGCTCCTACCGGCTCGTCGGCGACTCGGTCTGGGACGTCATCGAACTGCTCGTCAGCGGCTTCGCGTTCGGCCTCATCGGGCTGGAGCTGGCGACCGTCCTCGCGACGACCGGGACGTCCTGGACGGGCATGCTCGGCAGCGCCGCCGCCGTCGTCGCCGTGGTCGTGCTGCTGCGCCTGGCGTGGCTGCTCGTCACCTGGTGGGCGTTCACGCGCGGCGACCGCGAGCACACCGTGGACGAGCCGTACACCTGGCAGGAGACGATCGTCACGTGGTGGGCGGGGATGCGCGGCGTCGCGTCCGTCGCGCTGGCCCTGGCGCTGCCGCTCACCACCGAGCACGGCGCCGCGTTCCCGTACCGCTCGGAGATCATGGTGACGGCGTTCGGGGTCGTGCTGTTCACGCTGCTCGTCCAGGGGCCGACGCTCCCGCTCGTCGTGCGCTGGACGGGCGTCACCGCCGACACCGCCGTCGAACGGCGCCTGGAGCGCGAGCTGGTCACCCGGGTGCTGCGCGCCGAGCTGGCCCGGCTGAAGGAGATCGCCGGCGCCCGCGACGACGTCCCCGACGAGGTCTACGAGCGGCTGCGCGGCGCGGTCGTCCAGCGCCTCGCGCAGGCCGACCCCGAGGCGGCCGACGAGGAGGTCCTCGCCGGCGCCCGCCGGACGATGCGCAAGGCCGGGATGATGCGCGAGATCCAGCAGGACGTCCTGGCCGCAGGCCGCCGCGAGGCCCTCGCCGCGCGCCGCGAGACCGGGATGCCGCCCGATCTGGTGGACCGGCTGATGCGCCGCCTCGACATGCGCACCGCGCGGCCCTGACCGGGGTTTGCCGCGCGCCGGGTCCGGGGAGGGGCGGCGTCCGGAGCACCGCGAGAGGAGGACGACCATGTCCGCACAGGGGCACGACATCCAGGGCGAGCACGCGTACCAGCAGGTGGTGGCCTCCCCCGACGAGCACGAGGAGCGGGAGGGCCGCAGCCTGATCACCACCGACCACGCCGTGATCCGCCAGTGGGCCGGGGAGCGCGGGGCGCGTCCGGCGACCGTCCCGGGCAGCGAGTACGACGGGCGTCCCGGCCGGCTGCTGCTGGACTTCCCCGGCTACGGCGGCCAGGACCTCCAGGAGATCTCCTGGGACGACTGGTTCCGGACGTTCGAGGAGCGCAGGCTCAACTTCCTCTACCAGGAGCACAAGAAGGACGGCTCGCCGAGTAACTTCTTCCGGCTGGAGAACCCGAACCGGCAGGACTGAGCGTCACTCCAGCTCGCGCAGCGCCCGGACGCCCCCGGCCACGGCCGGCGGCACCGGGCGCCGCCGTGCGAGCGCGGCGGGCAGCCGGCGCAGCAGCCCGCCGAGCGCGCTGCGCGCCGCCGGGTCGGCGACGGCCTGCGCGGCGAGCCCGAACGTCCGCGACAGCGCGCGCCGTCCGGACAGCCGCATCCACGTCACGAGCAGGTCGTTGCGGCGGTGCAGCGCCCAGCGTTCGGGCAGGGTCTCGTCCCGTCCGGACGCGGGGGAGTGCCGCGCGACGACCTCGTCCGCGTACGCGAGGCCCCAGCCGCCCGCCGCCAGGTCCAGCGCGAGCAGGCTCTCCTCGCCGCCGAAGAACAGCAGGTCGTCGAAGCCGCCCGCCGCGAGGAACGCCGTGCGCCGCACGACCGCCGCGCACGCCGGAAAGCCGAGGACGGACGGTCCGGGCAGGTCCGGCGCACGCCCGATCGGCGCGGTGCGCATCTTCCGCGACACGACGTCGACGTCCCCCGACCCGAGATGGATCCGCCCGATGAGCACGGCCAGCCGGGGATGGGCGTCCAGCAGCCGGGCCGCCGCGCCGAGCGCGTCCGGCTCCCACCACGAGTCGTCGTCGCTGAACGCCACGTACGGCGTCGCCGCGAGCCGGACGCCGACGTTGCGGGCGCACGCGCCGTGGTTGCGGGGCAGCCCGACGACGCGGACGCCGGGGAACGCGTCCCGCACGGCGTCCGGCGACCCGTCGCGCGAGCCGTTGTCCACCACGATCACCGGCGGACGTCCGGGCAGCGCGGTCAGTTCGCCGAGCGTGCGGAGCAGCGGGTCGCGGCGGTCCCGGGTCGCGATCACGATCGTCGTCGCGGCCGTCATCGTCGCTCCCTCCAGGTCGGACCGGCCGCCTACCCGGCGCCCCGGCGCCGGAAACGGTCACCGCGACGTCAGCCGGTAGGGGTAGGTGCAGACGATCGCGTCGGTCTCGGCGCGCAGCAGCGTCGCGAGGATCACCGGACGCGGGTCCTGGAGCAGCCGGAACCGCCACCGGCGCGGCTCGACCTCCGGGACGAGCACCGCGACCTGCCGGTCCCGCCGCTCCTTCACGTAGCCGACGATCGGGTGGACGACCGTGTGGTCCGGGCTGCTCAGCGTCTCCAGCCGCACCCCGGGACCCCACCGGTTCCACCGCTCCCGGAACGCCGCGCCGCGCTCGGGATCGTCGTGGACGGCGACCGCGACGACCTCGGGCCCGAGCGTCAGCGCGGCCCGCAGCGCCTGCGCGGTCAGCCGGTCGATGCCGCCGACCGGGACGATCACCAGGCCGGCGGTGGCGCGCGGCGGCGGCGCGATCTCCCCGGCCGCCAGCTCCCGCTCCACCGCGTGGTAATAGCCCTGGATGCGCGAGAACAGCAGCATCAGCAGCGGGACGATCAGCACGACGACCCACGCGCCCTCGGTGAACTTGGTGAGCAGGAACACGACGGCCGCCGTCGCCGTCAGCACCGCCCCGGTGCCGTTGAGGACGGCGTGCACCGCCCAGCGCGGGGGACGCCGCGTCCGCCAGTGCCGGACG comes from Actinomadura rubteroloni and encodes:
- a CDS encoding glycosyltransferase family 2 protein — translated: MTAATTIVIATRDRRDPLLRTLGELTALPGRPPVIVVDNGSRDGSPDAVRDAFPGVRVVGLPRNHGACARNVGVRLAATPYVAFSDDDSWWEPDALGAAARLLDAHPRLAVLIGRIHLGSGDVDVVSRKMRTAPIGRAPDLPGPSVLGFPACAAVVRRTAFLAAGGFDDLLFFGGEESLLALDLAAGGWGLAYADEVVARHSPASGRDETLPERWALHRRNDLLVTWMRLSGRRALSRTFGLAAQAVADPAARSALGGLLRRLPAALARRRPVPPAVAGGVRALRELE
- a CDS encoding Na+/H+ antiporter — its product is MDQLALLFVVLLGAVLAEPLSRRFGVAPAVTMTVFGCVLAVIPAVPNIRIEPRLILPLVLPPLLYAAARRTSFREFAASWQAITARAVALVLVTAAAVAAAFHALHVAVPVAAAVALGALVAPPDPIAATALASRLGLPRRLVSVLEGEGLFNDVTAIVVYGVAVEAVVTGHFSAWRAVGAFLLSALVAVAGGTVLGWAASRLMERLDEAVWKVAFSLLVPFAAYGLAEAFDASGVLAVLVSALYLTEQAAATDDSSYRLVGDSVWDVIELLVSGFAFGLIGLELATVLATTGTSWTGMLGSAAAVVAVVVLLRLAWLLVTWWAFTRGDREHTVDEPYTWQETIVTWWAGMRGVASVALALALPLTTEHGAAFPYRSEIMVTAFGVVLFTLLVQGPTLPLVVRWTGVTADTAVERRLERELVTRVLRAELARLKEIAGARDDVPDEVYERLRGAVVQRLAQADPEAADEEVLAGARRTMRKAGMMREIQQDVLAAGRREALAARRETGMPPDLVDRLMRRLDMRTARP